ATTCTCCCGGGTGATGAAGCTTTTCGCCTCCTCCTATTGGGAGAGAAAGCAGATGAATGGCAGCCCTTGAACACATGCCGGCCCACCCACAAGGCCACTGGCCTTCAGCTTCAGCCCCCTTAAGGAGTGGCTCCAGCTCTTCCTGGGGAATGACCATCTGGAGTCCAGGTCCTCTTTGAATGTCCCACTGACCTTCCAGTGGAGTGCCCATGGCAGCCTTGCCATGCTCCTCTCTTGGACAGTCATCCCCAGACACCTCAGCCAGAATCCCAAGCGCCACCTGTGGCAATCTCATGTTCCTCAGGGTGAAATCAGTCCTATTGTCTGGTCATCTCTTAGTTTCTCTCAGACTCACTCTTCTACTTCTACTACTTTAATTAAAGCCCAATTTTTTCTTGCAGGATTTCTCCTCTGGTCTCCCTGATTTTAACTCTCCCACCTCCCAATCCTATTTAACTCTTGCAATAACTTTATCACCTTCAGGACAAAACACCAACTCCCTGTGGAAGGCGTGGGTCTCTCCCACAAACGCTGGCTTACCATGGCTAGCCACCTGTCATCTCCGTGCCTGACAGGCAGGTCCTTGTGCTCCTCACCCAAATCCTCACCCACTTTTTCTTAAGGCACTCTGGTGCCCCACTTGTTTGCCGCCCCCGCCCCAGACGCGGCCCACCTGCAGCTGCAGCACTTCCCGCTCCTTGAGCTGCACCCAGGCCTGAGTCTCCTGGGCCTTGAGGGCCTGCTCCTCCGCCCGCAGCCGCTCCTGCTCCCGCGCCTCCTGCAGCAGCCTCGCCATCCTGGAGGGGGCGAGAGGCCGAGACTGGGCGCTGCTGGGTCTCCCCCCGCTGGCCTGGCAGCCCGCCCCGCTGCCCACCCGCCTCACCGCAGCTCGTGCAGCCGCTGGTTTTCCGCCCGGTTCCAGGCCATCATCTCCCGGTGCTCGGCGGCCTTCTGCCGGGCTCTGCGCTCGGCCAGGACCCCGACTCTGGACTCGTACAGGTTCTTCCGCACCTCGGTCGCAAACTCCACCCTAGGGGGAGACGCGCCTACCGTCAGCAGCCTCCTCGCCCCCTGACCCAACACACCCCTGAGGGGGCGGGCGGCCGCCTCCTCGCCTGCCGTCACCCACCTGAGGGCGCGCACGATCTGGCGGTACTCCCGGTAACGCTCGGTCAGCACGAAGAACTCCGCAGGATCGACCGCGGGCGGCGTCGTCACGCGTCCGACCTTGGACTTGGCTGGCGGGTCGTGGCGGGTCTTGCGGCCGCGCGCGGGGAGCAACACCAGGGCAGGGGGCCGGCGCGGGGGCCGCGCGCCCAGGCGGCTCAGCGCGCGCAGCATGGCCGCGTCGGCTCACGGCGTCCGGGGCGCCGCCATGGCATCGCCGTGACCCGGAAGCGGCCGCGGGGCACCATGGGACGCCCCGTCCCGGGCTCCGCCTCCCCACCCTCCGGAAGGGGCGCTGGAGTGTGGGCTTGTCCCTTGGTCGCCCTCTCCAACCCGATCGCGCTGCGCAGGTGGCGCTGCGACCCTGAGGATCTTCTCAGGCAGCCCCCCCCGCCCTCGGGCTCTAGCTGAGCCCTTCCTGCAGACCCTGTCCTGCCCGGTCGCCCCTCCGGCCCCCACGCGGGGAATGGTCTCAGGCGGGGGTGAGACAGGGAGGGGACGAAGGCGAGGACTCGAGGCAACAGCTTCGGCACCTCACACTTTTATTGGAGGACGGGTCGGCGCGGCGCTCGGAGTCCAGTCTGCAGAGGGAGAGGGGCGGTCGGTCATTGCGCCGCCCGCTCCGGCTGGTGACCACCGAGCTTCGGCCCCGGGTCGCTCCCTCTCCTCTCCGCTCCCCTGCTGTCTGGACCTGGCCTCCCCGAGCAGCTGCCGCCACCGGCCGCTGTGCCTGCTTCTAGGTCCTGTGGCCAAGTCGCGGCCCCCCCGAAGAGCGACGGACTCGTCGCCGGGGAAATCCTGAGGCCCCAACGTGAGGAGCTTCAGCTCCCTGGACCTGCTGCGTTGCCCGCCACAAACGATTCTAATGTGTAAAATCCTGAGCTCACACCGGCCAGTTCAGGCGATGAGGCTTTGCCTTGTAGGAAAAAGCCACTTTGTCCTTTAGTCACTGCGCTCCCCTGGTGGACTTTAAAATGTGtttaatctgtaaaataataAGGCATCTGTCAACACCTATGTGGGCAGAGCCTGCCTTCTGCCATGGCCTTGGGGAGCTCTGCAGTCACTGAGTCATTCCTAGTGCACATGCCAGCGACCAGCGGGTCCTGAGTCCCTGCTGTCTGTGTGAGGTCACACCCTCATCCCTTTCCGCTGACCTAGGGGCTGCCTGCCCCTGCAGCTACTATCTTATTTATGGAGGCTCAATcatctgcttcctctcctctaGGGACTTCAGATCTTTAACACAAGTATCAAACAGTGCTTAGAATTCTCTTGGGAATTCTGGGCGCAGCAGGGGTAGAGAGAAACAGGTTGCCGAGGCGGGGCCCGCCACTCGTGTCTCATCCCCCCCACATAGCCCCCAGCCCTTAACTACGGTGGCCAGCGTGGTCTGTGCTGGGTTCCAATGCTCGGGGCCTCTCACTCTACTCACCAACAAGGGCTGCACCAGGCGCTGCTTCCCACGGAGGGGCGGCTGAGCCACGGCCGTGCCCTCCCAGGGCACAAGGTCCTCAGGGGGAGTCAGGGCACCGCTGGGGAGGCTTCGGGCAGTCTGGTGTGGGCTGCCTGTTGCAGTGTCCGGGACCCTTCCTCAGAAGAGAGCCTGAGCTGCCGCCTGCCCCCACCACTGCCCAGGCTTAGGATAGGTGGAGAGCCCCAGCCAGCACTTCCTATGTACTTTCTCCCCTTCAGGCTGGGCTGCCCTGTCACCCACCTGGGAGCCCAGGGGCCAGCTGGAGGCCCCAGGGTGTGACAGAGGCTCGCTTCCCTCCAGGGTACCAGCCATGGGACCAGTGCTGAGCCTTCGAGGGTGTGGGGTGGGccgtcagcagcagcagcagcaggaggaagTCTAGCCTGCAGCTGGCCATGGCAGGGCTGCTCCCACAGACAGTGGACAGCACTCAGGAGTCTGACACCCTCACACATACCCCCTTGTCTAGGTTCCCCTCGGAAAGCTGGCACATCAGGGGTGGCCCTTACTCTTGTGCCTCTGCACCTCATCTTAAGCCTGCAGGAGTCTGAGCCCTGAGAGGTCCATGACCAGGTCAGGAAGGAGGATGCTCCAGGGTACCAGCCTTCTCCCAGGAGGCTGTGCAACACCGGGACACAGAGGCTACCTAGCCTGTTGGTTCTGAGGGTCCTCCCCGTTGGTCCAGCTCACCCCTCCTTCCTTCAGGGAGTTCCAAAATCAAAAGGAAGGTTGGGGAGGGGAAGAGACTTCAGGCTGATGGCTGGTCGGCCAGGGGAGTTCCCCACGGGGACAGGCGGCAATCTCGGTGCCTGTGAGAGCTGGGGGCACCCAGTGCTGGGAGACCCTTGGCCCCGTTTCTTTGCTGCCTGCCATAGCTCCCCCACGGTAGTTAGGGGTGTAGCATACGTGGTGGTGTTTCTACCCCTGTCCTTCCCGTGCCAGGGCAGCAGGCAAAGGAATGGACAGTGAAGTTgtggggaagaggaaggaaaagaggctctTCTAGGGCAAGTGTGGCTGGAGGGGCTTGGGAAGGGGGAGAGGGGCAGTGCACCATCCACCCAGGCCATGGGGCGGGCAGCCCCCTCACTCACCGAGGGACAGCTGTGGACAAGGTGGCTCCTCCTGCAGCAGCGAGACCCCAGCCAGAGGCCCTTGGATTTATTGGATGTGCAGCTCCACCCCTTGCCCCCACCAACCCAGACTCCAGTGACATCTTGAAAGACTGGAGGGGGGGCAGCTTGCCAGCCAGCTTTCCCCCAGCATCTACTCCCTGAGCACACCAGGCAGCCCTGCCCTGGGGTCACCAGGCAGATGCAGCCCTGTCCACTATCCCACAAGCCTCAAGTCCCTGGAGTTCCTGCTCCAGCCTGGCCTGCACCAAGCCTCATCTTCCCACTTCCTGGGGTGTACCCTCAAGCTCCTGCTCTACAGCCCTGAAGAGCCCTCTGGCCTAAAAAGTTTAAGTGTGGTCTGGAGAGGGCAATACCTGGGGATTCCAACTCCCACCCAACTCAGGGGACCTCCAGTGGGGGCCAAAGGGAAGCTCAGCAGCCTGGTAAGAGATCTGGGGAAAGGAGGCTgtgaccccctccacccccactgaTCTTGTCCATCTGTAAGATGGTCTGGGTGGGAAATTCTCATGCACACACCTGGGTACCAGCTGGGTCCCTCCAGGTGGGAGCAGGTTTGGATAGGTCATTATCTGCCATGAGTGGTCTCTCCACCcaggtaggtgtgtgtgtgtgtgtcgcgGGGCAACTGAGGGGGCAGCGCAGCCTCTGTGGAGCCAACAGCAAAGGGTGGGAGTAATTCTGCCCCTCAAGTGCTCACCCAGGACAGATGCCCTGGGTTGCTTGAAAAGGCCCTAGCCCCTTGCCTCCCAGTCTGCGTCACAGGCTCAGCTCTGTACCGCCAGCCCAGCTTCCAGGGGTCAGAGGCCTGTTTACAGGGTTAATAACTAATCTCCACACTTGAGTTGGGCAGTAAACGTGAGCCCCAGGGTCAGGCTTGGCATTGTGGTGGCTAAAGTCTCTGTGAGTCATATCCTGTTGCAAAAAGCAGAGCAGGGGAGTGGGGGGAAGGGGTGGTGGCCCACTGGGCCACAGTCAGTCATAGGCACCTGGGCTTCCAGCAGGACAGGCACATGTGAATTTCCAAACTGACTTATTTAACAGAGACTCGAAATGAATGAAATACTTGCGTGGACTATATGTTCAGTTAAACTGTTTTGGGAAATAGACTTTCTGTATATATTGGTTAATGAGCTGGTTTCTGGGAAAATATCTGCTTTGTTTATTAAAAATGACACTTTGAGTTCAATAAACTAGCTTAGTTCTGGTTTGGATTTATAGAATGTTTTATTCAAAGTCCCTGGCATTTGTTTTAAAAGAGGGATGGGGGCACCTTTATTTTTTCTGTAGTTTGATTATGGCTTTTCCTGAAAAACCGAAACCAGAGCAACTAAGCTGCTCAGCTTGAGGCCTTTGCTCCTGCCAGGGCCTCTGGTCCCTTTCTTTCTGGCAACAGGAATGGCTCTTCTGAAATTCTGATGTCTCCTTCCAGATTATCAACTCTGgaattcatctttgtatccctctgggcagagcacagggtcattTCTTCAGCACTGAGCTCCTCCTCATGCTCGGCCC
Above is a genomic segment from Loxodonta africana isolate mLoxAfr1 chromosome 24, mLoxAfr1.hap2, whole genome shotgun sequence containing:
- the MRPS26 gene encoding small ribosomal subunit protein mS26, with amino-acid sequence MLRALSRLGARPPRRPPALVLLPARGRKTRHDPPAKSKVGRVTTPPAVDPAEFFVLTERYREYRQIVRALRVEFATEVRKNLYESRVGVLAERRARQKAAEHREMMAWNRAENQRLHELRMARLLQEAREQERLRAEEQALKAQETQAWVQLKEREVLQLQEEAKSFITRENLEARVEEALDSPKSYNWAITREGQVVRPQDEGS
- the LOC100668639 gene encoding progonadoliberin-2 isoform X2, whose amino-acid sequence is MASCRLDFLLLLLLLTAHPTPSKAQHWSHGWYPGGKRASVTPWGLQLAPGLPGSPHQTARSLPSGALTPPEDLVPWEGTAVAQPPLRGKQRLVQPLLTGLRAPRRPVLQ
- the LOC100668639 gene encoding progonadoliberin-2 isoform X1 yields the protein MASCRLDFLLLLLLLTAHPTPSKAQHWSHGWYPGGKRASVTPWGLQLAPGLPGSPHQTARSLPSGALTPPEDLVPWEGTAVAQPPLRGKQRLVQPLLVSRVRGPEHWNPAQTTLATVVKGWGLCGGDETRVAGPASATCFSLPLLRPEFPREF